Part of the Euzebyales bacterium genome, CACTACGACCTCGCGCGCTTCGGCATGGAGGTCTGGCGCGGATCGCCCCGGCAGGCCGACCTCATGATCATCGCCGGGCGCGTGAGCCAGAAGATGGCACCGGTGATCCGCAACCTCTACGACCAGATGCCCGAGCCCAAGTGGGTCATCTCGATGGGCGTGTGCGCGTCGTCGGGCGGCATGTTCAACAACTACGCGATCGTGCAGGGCGTCGACCACATCATCCCCGTCGACATGTACGTTCCCGGCTGCCCGCCCCGGCCGGAGATGCTGCTGGACGGCATCGTCAAGCTGCACGCCAAGATCAAGCAGGAGCAGTTCCGGGAGCGCAAGCGCAAGGGCGAGACCGACGAGCAGT contains:
- a CDS encoding NADH-quinone oxidoreductase subunit B family protein — protein: MGIEARLPDGILLTTVEKVVNWGRAGSLFPATFGLACCAIEMMSTGAAHYDLARFGMEVWRGSPRQADLMIIAGRVSQKMAPVIRNLYDQMPEPKWVISMGVCASSGGMFNNYAIVQGVDHIIPVDMYVPGCPPRPEMLLDGIVKLHAKIKQEQFRERKRKGETDEQFARRTGWPTPDEAELEGWAAHQPTRKSGESTVAAGTGADRTSGKRSGGEKI